A single window of Eucalyptus grandis isolate ANBG69807.140 chromosome 1, ASM1654582v1, whole genome shotgun sequence DNA harbors:
- the LOC104443769 gene encoding WAT1-related protein At5g07050: protein MATLQMEGKAGRWSDFMQRARPYIAMVSLQFGYAGMNIITKVSLNGGMSHYVLVVYRHAFATVVIAPFALILERKVRPKMTFLVFMQIFVLGLLGPVIDQNLYYAGLKFTSPTFSCAMSNMLPAMTFVMAFLCRMEKVDMKKVRCVAKVVGTVVTVGGAMLMTLYKGNVLNFPWSANLHGHAANGSEAPESADKDWAKGSIFLIIATFAWASFFILQAVTLKRYPAHLSLTAMVVFMGTLQSIAVTFVVEHKASVWSIGFDMNLLAAAYAGIVSSSIAYYVQGVVMKKRGPVFVTAFSPLMMIVVAIMGSFILAEKIYLGGVLGSVLIVAGLYSVLWGKYKEYQEKEAEEIPEPVKDHQNGQTHDLEASLPMANQRSELERPGSTHCSPSSSVPSRGPHLQ from the exons ATGGCAACCTTGCAAATGGAGGGAAAAGCAGGAAGGTGGAGCGACTTCATGCAGAGGGCGCGGCCCTACATAGCGATGGTGTCGCTGCAGTTTGGCTATGCGGGCATGAACATCATCACCAAGGTGTCCCTCAACGGTGGCATGAGCCACTACGTCCTTGTTGTCTACCGCCACGCCTTCGCCACCGTCGTCATTGCGCCGTTTGCCCTCATCCTCGAGAG GAAGGTGAGGCCGAAGATGACATTCCTCGTGTTCATGCAAATCTTTGTGCTGGGCCTTCTTGG GCCGGTGATAGATCAGAACCTTTACTACGCGGGTCTGAAATTCACATCCCCAACCTTTTCGTGTGCCATGAGCAACATGCTCCCGGCGATGACTTTCGTCATGGCATTTCTCTGCAG GATGGAGAAGGTGGACATGAAGAAAGTGAGGTGCGTGGCGAAGGTGGTGGGGACAGTGGTGACAGTGGGCGGCGCCATGCTGATGACACTGTACAAGGGAAATGTCCTCAACTTCCCATGGTCCGCTAACCTCCACGGCCACGCTGCGAATGGCTCAGAGGCGCCTGAGTCTGCCGACAAGGACTGGGCGAAGGGCtccatcttcctcatcatcgCCACTTTTGCTTGGGcctccttcttcatcctccag GCAGTGACCTTGAAGAGATACCCAGCACATCTTTCGCTGACGGCCATGGTGGTGTTCATGGGCACGCTTCAGTCCATCGCTGTGACGTTCGTGGTGGAGCACAAGGCTTCCGTCTGGTCCATTGGCTTCGACATGAACCTTCTTGCCGCCGCCTATGCT GGGATAGTGTCGTCAAGCATCGCGTACTACGTTCAGGGGGTGGTCATGAAGAAAAGAGGCCCAGTCTTCGTCACTGCCTTCAGCCCCCTCATGATGATCGTCGTGGCCATCATGGGCTCCTTCATCCTTGCCGAGAAGATCTACCTCGGAGG GGTTCTTGGTTCGGTCCTGATAGTGGCCGGGCTCTACTCGGTGTTGTGGGGCAAGTACAAGGAGTACCAGGAGAAAGAGGCAGAGGAGATCCCTGAACCAGTCAAAGACCATCAGAACGGCCAGACACATGACCTCGAAGCCTCATTACCCATGGCGAATCAACGGAGCGAGTTGGAGCGGCCGGGCTCTACTCATTGCTCGCCATCTTCCTCTGTACCTTCCAGAGGTCCCCATCTGCAATGA